The genomic region TACTAATGTAGTAGGTAGCACCATTTTGAATGAAGCATCCCTATCTGTTACTATACACGGTGATGCTCATAAGGGAAAGAACTCTCTGTCGGACTCCGATTTTAACCAGTCTTTGCATCTTTCTACTGTCATAATTACCTGACAATTTACAAGATACAAACAACTTTTAGTCCACGGATCGGGAACTAATTTTACAATCTTCTTAATTGATCATGAGGTACTGATCGGATTGCAAAGGCTTGTTAAAATTGAAGTTGGGCTCCTTCCCTTGTCAGACAAGTCCACTTAATTTTCAATACCCGCAAAGACACACCTAGTAAATGCGGGGATTCATTGTCAGCACCGGAAGCTAGTCTTCTTCATAGGAATGCCAGTAGGTCCATCGACAAACTCGCAAATATTGAAGCCAAGTCTGGCCAAGGGATGACAGTTGCTCTTCGGGTTACCCCACTTTCCCCTGAAGCTCATCCAGCCGGGCAGGATGCTGTTCTCTTCCTTGAGGAGCAGCTCTATCTTCTTCCACGTAGGCCAGGCAGTTCCAAAGCCGCTCTCGTCGTACAAACGGGGCAGCCTGACGAACTTATGCTTTCCTGGTGCTGTCCAGAGTCCGTGGGATCCGCGCGCGCTGAACAGTATTGGATGAGAACCGCCAGCGGTGAATACCCTTTCTGGGAATATGGGTTTCTGGAAGATGCCCTTTCGCGTCTCCTGGCTCTCGTAGACGAACGTGCCGCTCCGCAGATCGTATCTATAATACGCGCCAGCGTCGTGGGCGGACACGTACATCGCCGAAGGATAATTGGCGTCCTGGAACAGTTCGAACGGAAGCTGAGCGAGTGCAGAAGACCTGAAAGCCAATGAGAGGAGCAGAAGACACTTTCTAATATGAATTATGAGCATCGTGGTCGATTCATCTCGGATGTGGAACAAAAAACTGTTACGCCCTCCATTGCCAGAGCCCGGGTCTATTTTGACCTAAAGGAACAAAGTCACTCCCGCCGATTTGATTAAATGAGCATGCGTATACATCAGAAAcaacaaagaaacaaattttGCCGGCAATACCGTCAAGATGCGTTTTAAAGGATAATCATGAAACTATGAACGGTAAATCGTTGCGTCAACTAAATGACATCATACGTTCCTCccatcgaaatcgattgacaCGGATTTGCGAGGAACACTTTCAAGACACGTCTCGAAAATTGGATAAATACCATGAACGATCAATCATTTCGCCCATTTAAAACAGCGTTATCGTTATCGTCGTCGGAATAGATCGACCCGGCGACGAGGATCTTCGTAACGTCGACTATATCGTGTACCTTGAAATAAAGACTCATGTGTTCCCAATCGCCCACGTGGTTGCCGTACTCCTTCAGCATGCCCAGGCACATGCCGCCTACGGTGGGTATCGGCCAGGTACCAAAAAATCCGAGATCCAGAACGCAGACTGCCTTTCCCTCGCTGAACGGATAGAACATCCAATAGGTCACGTGAAAGCGCAGTTTCCGGGACCTGGTCCTTTTTTTCGTCGTTTTCTCGAAATCCACGATTTTCTGCGGACACACACGCAGAGTCCCGCAAACGTCAGGACGCggcagaaagagaaagaaagagagagagagagagagacaggtcGTCCCGTTCGAGTTTTCACTCGATGGTTTCGAAACCTACCTCGCCGCCGGACTTCGGCTCGCTCCTCCACGCTTTCCCCGGAAGATTGTTCGCCAGGATTGTCGGGGACCCGAAATCGTTTTGGATCGAGTTCCTCGACGGCGCCCAGCCCTCGCCCCCCTTTCTCCGCGACCTCCTGGCCGATCGCACGGTGTTCGAGCTCGCGGCGTCCACGGGAGCGTCCGCGGCCTCGCAATTGTTGATCAGCGCGTAAACCGGCACCGATTCTGTCGGCTTCCGGCCGTACAGGAACGAGGACCGATTGCCCAACAGCTCCTCTGTCGATCATTCAACGATTTTAGCGGCGCCACCTGATCTCTACGATCGCACTCCCCAACGGATCTCCACCCTGTTTGCCTTTTCTTCCACGACCGGTAGAGGATTTCTTTTTTATAGATCGTCGTAGCTACCGGTCATCGAAATCGGTGTTGGACAGTGCGAGCACGATCATACCTCGTTCTCATTTACCTACGTCGACTCTGGTGCGAAGGTAGTCGTCGTCGGGCTCCATGTTGTCGAGGAAGTCAGGCACCCCGAGCGGCAGGAACAGTTCGCCAGGTGCCAGCCACACCAGGGGCGCCCAGTCTCGTACCAATTCCTTGACTGTAATTAACGCGCGATTAATGTATCTTGCTCTCCGAAGCCTGACCGGTGATCTTGAATAATGTATGTAAGCAACCAGCGCGATCCTAACCGGAGAAATGCTAAATCGCCGTCTCTAGGAGCAGCACAGCTTAAAAGTCGGTGGAACATGCGACATGCAATCTCTTCTGTCTGTACAAACGGGTCCCGGCAGTTGAAACTGCCATTTCCGCGGCAGCGAAATTTTTGTCGTTCGTGCAACACGCGCGTCGCGTTTGATTTCTCCGAACCGGCTCGCGTCGCGCGCGAGCTTTTGAATGATCATCGGACGAGGATTACTTGAAATATACTAATTACGTCTCGAACGGCCGCGGTATGGTGTACGGCAGCGGGATTCGTACGAATGTATATTGGAATCGAGCCGGTTAAGTGGAAGAGAAACGCGCCTTTATAACCACGGTATATCGCGCACGATAATGACGGTCAACGATACGAACGTCACTGCCAGCcggcaataatataatatgtttatTAGAAAGCCTGTTCCTCCGCGACAGCGTCGTATGTGGTACATAGATTTAGGTAGAAAAAACGAAAAGCCTTGGGGGATTCTGCTTTCATTGCGTCTCGAGTGGCCAGGATGCACCCACGTGCAGCCTGCGAACGGGCGACCTGCGTCGAATCGTTGCATCGTTCTCACGATACGGTTCGCTTTTGGCCGATCCACGGACTTCGATCTGACTGCCGAGTGCCGCGGACACGTGACCGAGCGAACCGGCACCAAAAGCGTGACCTTTCACGATCCTCGCATTGTCCTTGAACCGAGAACACCTGAGCGCGAACGTTGGACTGCTATGGACGCCTCTTGGCCCACAAAAGTCGCTCGACGCGCATCGacgtgaaatattatttaaacaacACTCAACAGAAGTATGAGCATCGCTTCTAAGGATAGTAAGGACGTTCGCGTACGAGAGTCCTCGGTTAATCTTGCGCGAACGATCAAACAAAACGCGAGCGGTATCTTTGCCTGCATTGTATCGTTATTGTATCGTGTGTTTAGTTTCGCCGCGATTACAGAAGATAACTTCTTCGTTCTACGTATTTTCCGTCACTTCTTTTCGCATACATCGAACTTCGTTCGAGTGGCCAGCATCGATAATTCTCACGAAAACAAAGTACATAACATGACTAATAATGTAACCGTGACTACAGAAGAAACTATCGACTGATCGGGTACACGCGAACCTAATTCGAATTCCGACCGCCTACGAGCACGTCTCAAATAGGTCGACCATTGGATAACACGTATGGACGTCGTCAAGGTGTATGATCCGAGCGACACAAAGAATGACAGTgctggagagaaaaaaaaaagggaCAGTTCGCTCGCGAACGTTGCATTCAATAAAACGCTTTCACCGTTGCTTGTCCACGTGTACGCGGCACCACCGACCATTCATCGTCGTCGAAATCATAATTATTATGCATGTGCTACCGACGACGGCACGCCCGCCATATTCGGTGTTACGGCACGCCGCCCATTATGCTTCCGCAATTAAAGATCGCGCGGCGCGTCGGTTAACGGGAACGGGTTTCTCAAAGCGGTGCCGCTTTGTTCCCAGAGTTAATTGTTTCGTTGGTTACCCTAGACCGTGCCGTAATTACCGGCGACATCTTTCCCCGAGGCGTGAAAAAAACGCGTATCAGATTCCTCGCCGAGATAAAACGCACGGGCGAAAGAACGACGGTGTTACGGTATCCTCTGTAATTGCTCACGCGAATCCACGAACCATTCTACTAAATCTTTCGTATTTTTATACAAGCTGCGATTTGCGCTGTGTACGCTGATTTTTAATCGGAATTCGGCAACGAATGCTTTAGAATTTCCTCAAATTTTCTTTAGAGCGAAAAGGAATCGGGTCAAGGAACGAAAGATCTCATTGTGGAAAAAAAAGGATTTATTATCGCTGGAAAAAACCTAATTTTCTAGCGATCGATTTGACTGAACGGCTATTTATGTTGCGTCTAATGAGAGGATTTCAACAGGGACAGTTTAACAGTTTTGCTGCAATTGTTTTGAAATATCGTTCGGATCTTGTTCCAGTTACGATTCCCCAATGGCGCAGAGTTCGCCGGAAGGACGGATGGAATCGGCAATTAATCGACAGGTCAGGAATATCGATTTAATTATCGGCGACGGTGGAGCGGGAGCGTCCCTGAGCGAACGAAATCGAAGATTAATGGAAACTTGTTTCGGGCTGGCTGACAATCGTGAAACCGGTCCGAGAAATGGGACGATCGATTTTCAGCCTCGCAGCGATCCACGGGCCGCGGTGTTTTGTCCCTGAAAATAGATCGGCCGATTTCGCCGAACCCGGAGCGTTTGTTGTCTCGTTATGGGGCCCGTGCTAACTCACGGCAGTAATTCGCGTGGCCGTTGGACCAAACCGTTTCACCGTTAATCCACCGGCTCTCAGCTTCCAACGGTCACCATAGCGATCGCGTCCCGATTCGAGACGCTTCGATGTCAGCCACACGAGCCCGTCTTGGTCATCCAGCGATCGTACTGGATGACGCGAGAACAAAAATTGCGAACCGGAATCGGAAAAACCGCAGCCAGTCATCGGGAACGTTCTAATTAATCGAACTTAAAGCGTGACCGACGAAGACTCCGCGGTACGAACTCCTTTAACGCGGAGAATTTCGTTGATTTCGTTTCTCGAGCTAACGCGGTACTGAACAATTTTTAAACGATAATCTTTGCGACCGATAGCTTTGCGACCGGTTGCGAGCTCTTTAGCATCGACTGCTACTTTATTGCTACCATCGCGCTCCTTTATAGCGTGCTCACGTTAAGTGGAACCTCTCAGAATAATATCCGACGAGAGGTCGCTTTTTTCAACATAAAACGGCTTTAACGATTCTTAATCGTTACTCGTATCTTCGAACTTCGATAATCCACCGGCCGCTCCGaaagtaataatattttttatgcgaAACTTTCATAACAGCGGGGCTTCGAGCGAATGCGCAAAGACTAAACGGAACTGTTCAAGTAACGTAGCAGATCAATGTTGCGCATTTGCAACATTTCCGAATATTCGAAAGGCCATGTATTTAAGGAGCGATGCGATTTTATCGCGGATTTCGTTATTTTCCGTATTCGTTGTCTCTGTCGGCTCCAAAACGATAAACCGTGAAATTTGTGAACGTTAGATTGCGCGCGCAACTAGTTCAAATGTTTAAAAAGCGGCGGTCATTCGAACCCGATATCTTGGGGTCCCTTACCTCGCTCCTCCTCGACGATTTCCGTGGAAACGGCGATCACATGAACGATACACAGAACCGTCAACAAACACTGCATCGTATCCGACGCGTACGCGCATTTTGACGACCGCGGGTCGGCGAGTCCGTGAAACTTTTGAATTTTTAAGGCCCGGTTATCGTCGACGCGCCATTTTCCCGCCACTTTTGCATCCctacgccgccgccgccgtcgccgtttGATCACCGGTAAACCCGCTTCGAGGTTAACGATCGGCGTCCTGCTACCAGCCGGAGTGTTTCTCGGGTAACTGACCGGTTCTCTCGCAGGTTCCGCCGCGCCGCTCACCGGACAAACATTACCATCACTTACCTTTCCGCGATCCTCGGCACGCTGTTACGAGGGAAAATGCCACCGTAACAAGCCAACCCCTTCTAACGGCTCGATATTTCGACCCCGCTGCCCACGTTACCGCCGTCCGGCCGCGCGTAGAACAGATTAACccgggggtgtcaaactcaaaagctaacttcggccaaataaacaatgcttaagtttaggtgggccgcaaaaaaaatcaacgttcatagaaacaaatatttttattttgactagtacattgtaataaacatgtataaaattaacccttttagtgccggataataataaataatataatatataaaatataataaataatatatatatattatatataatataatataatatataataaataataacaaaattttacacatttacaatatataaatataaatatttatgttattataatgaagtattatacaaaattttatcacaaatatatttatgacaacataattttgtttcagcaatgttatatcacctataacaaTTACGTATTTCGGAAGAGATAATCCGTCCGGCGCTTACCATGTACCTTCCACTTATTTTTTGTTTGTtgtgtaatattatttatcttgtTACAAAATATATCGGAAGGTACATACTTTGTAATAAATGGTCTATATAGAATTATGATGAAAAGATGACTTTTTGTATGTGCAAATACGTTTTGTAAGAGAGAGAACTGGACTTTTACTTTCTCTATGATTTTTTATacctttgttatttatataattttcaatgaatatAGAAAAACTAGTGTCATTGTTTTGTTCTCTATCTCGTCCTTAATTTACTGCTTTTTGAATatcatgtaaatattgtttcttgtttggtttttacgagcattttcCCAAAGCCTAGTAAAACCGTGAAATTTGGCCGGTTATTCTCACATAGGCACCTCTTTTTCGCATGGCACTAGAagggttaaattattgtttacgtcctgatacttgacatctcttctctgatactatctctcctatttcgggagaaattttattggccgagactactttcaacatttctaattcacatttctattttatttttactttgcgtcggatatattgactgggccgcaaaaatgttcatctcgggccgtgagtttgacacccctggatTAACCCATTGATtgccacgcaaatttagcgcgtctCGCCCTGGGTGCCCcggttttatttgaaagaaaaaaaaaaaacatgaagttttacaaaatataataatattaagttactgatataatattgcaatggcatttacagtatttttttttattgataatcaatATGCACATTCTGTactatatacatttttcattcatcctttctaatagttcctaactcaaatagccatttgtagccaatttaaacttgcagcacccactacgagatatctcgtagctggcagttttggtacagacgctttcttacgagatatctcgtagttgccAGTCGATGGGTTAATCTGTGGGAGACTGTCGGTCATTCGTCGACTAACGGTGTCGGACAATTTATGGATCGGAATCAAATGAAAGTCAAGAATGATCGAACTGCGTTagaggcttcgttttcgaggaaAGTGCGCCTGAAAGTGCGCTTGCACTTAGCCAATGATTGGCAATACAGGCTTCGCTACAAAGAGGAGCTCGCTGTACGTTTAGAGAGGATAGATTGCTAGAACTTATTTGCTGTCAGGATACTATAAATTATGTTGAGATGTTCTGTATTTTGGGATTTAGTATTCTAATCATATCTAGCTTTTGAACATTCGCAATTTGAACGCTCGAATCAAGGATTTACCGTTCCTGGCTTTTCTGAATTGATTAAGGTGTTCTTCTTGAAGTGTTCGATGATTAAAAAGTATCTGGTAGCTTCGCTCAAGGGTCGCGTTATACGGTCTAAAGCAATaactcttattattatttaactcttattattatcttatcattattattaactcttattattatcttatcattattattaactcttattattatcttattgttattattaactcttattattatattattattattattaactcttattattatcttattattattattatagtcacTCACATTATAGAAAGTCGATGCCGATATAATTAGACTACGGACGTCTATGTCAGAGATGGATGAATTAAATGGTTTGAAGTAAGAATATACGAAACACCGTTGAAAGTATCAATAgaaacaaaataagaaaattgAAGAATGTTTTCATttagaaaatgaaaatcaatttatGGTTTACTATAATGTATTTAGCAAAAATGGAAAAGAAGAATTGTGATGGATAGTTCGTGATATTGTTGAGCCGGGATTCGAGGAAACCATATGTGATGAGTGAAATGGAAAGCGGGTTGCACGTATGTTTGCAACAAGTGTGCACACCGTTCTTCGCGCCCATTATTTTCCGTTCATTTACTGTCATACGTTTCCACGTCGTTGTTTCGCCATGTTGATTCGGTTCTCGTTTTGTTTGTTTTAACTAAAGCACGGTTTCGTAAGCGGTTCACGGCACGTAAAATTACTGTTATACCATTAAAGTTACCGCAGCTCCGCTTTCTCTTCCGTAATTTTTACACTGTCAAGGACGCGGGTTCCCGGTTATTCGAAAATAATACAATTGCTTGTATTGGCAGGCCAAGATACAAGGATTTCTTGATAAATAATTACTTGATGTGATATTAAAAAAGGACATATTTATTAACGTTTAAACATTTCCAACAGCGACTTAACTGGTTCATACAGAGTTCGTTTTGCATACAGAGCATAGTcttaatttatattttcttattcTTTTGTAATCCATATTGCAAACTGTACAAGTTATAATTTAGTTTACATTATAGTTTCAGATCAACAGTTAAAAAGTAAATCGTGCAATAATCCTGTTAACTACGAAAGATGAATGTCGATAATATTAGTCTATTACTAAGCTGAACATTTCTGTTAGTTTATTGTATGATAGATGAACACAATTTGAGGACGTACCCTCGAAAGTGGGAAAAATGTTATTATTaacagtataaataatatatggtCAATTTTTGTTACACTtttgtaaaaataatttcataGATGCAAAACTTTCATATTATTTTGAAGATAATAATTTTTTCATGTAATGATGGACACACAATATCTATATCACTGTTTTGTCGTACATGTATAAAGTCCGCTGCCTATAGTTATTATACCTAACAAACTTCCTATGTTCCTATATTTAAAATTAGATATACAATTATTGTTAACTTAATCTTACAGAtatgttataattaatttttgccaAAAAGGAAGTTGTCAAAGAATTTTCTTCATGATGATTTTCTTAAAATAACTTACGAAATTTGCAAAAATATAACAAAGCGTTTTTTTGAAAATAGATATGACTTAATTTTAAAGGTTTGAGATGATGTTACATATTAAAGTTGTTACTTGACACATATTCATTGCGTGCGACAAAGAAAACATTcccaatataataaaaatgtagcAGTCTATAATAATTTTCATAGCTAAGTCCATGAAACAAGTTTGCGTCACATAAAATCTTTACATAAACCTTTATTCCCCTTTTTCCAACCTTTGAGTAGCTTGTTCTCTGACTAAAAACTTATTGAATAAACAACTTACAATATCAAAAAGTAAGAGTTTAGTTATTGTACAAACTCAATTGTATCATCCTCTTTTGTAACACAGGAACACTGTACTAATGTTCGATACCAATCCGACCATCACGCTATTACCAGTTAATTTTAAAGGATTATTTACTACATTTCTTGTCAAATTATTTTACCAACATCAATAATTAAGACCACGGGagcaaaaaataaataaactcaATCCTTTTATACACACAcagtatttttcaaaatttactAGATTATACTACACGAAATTTGCTGGTATAAATCTTATTAATCTTTCAATTGCTCTGTATCTCTCTGTAGTAATTACCTAGTATTACTTTAAACTGTATTAGAGACTTATTAGTTATTTAAGCTACTTATAAGAAGTCATCAAAGCTGCACTGCTTGAACACTTATTCCGTCATTAGCATCCAACACTAATTAATAAGTGTTGTCTTAATGAACCGGGTCTCGACTTGTAAATCTTTTTCTGCAGATCGGGCAAGATTGCtgtaaaatatttaaatcaaaTTAATCGACTAATCTACTTTTCAAATACAAagacatataataaatattgttaattgTTCAAGGAGATGAACAAGCTTACAGCTAGAAATTACCTGATTCGAGTCAGTTCTCCAACGTATAATACATTCAGTATGAAACATATGATTGCAATGCAACGCGGCTGTTAACCCAATACACAATGGTTCTAAACATATTGTACAGTTTTCTGTTCGTAGCTTATCTCTCATTTGCTGTGCTCTAATCGACGAAATCACCGAGAACATAGAAAAAGCAGCaagaatttcaattaattttactgCTTTCAATTCAGGTTTATTCACAGAACTTTACAAATTTAAGGAGATCCTTATTGCATCTTAACCAAATTGTAACCTCTTTTTCATAGGTACGTaaggtataaataaaataaataaattaacaaaaCAAAAGATTATTCTGTTCGGCAAACTTTTGTAAACACTTAATAAATTTAGAAAATACATACGAATTTCCGTAACAAGATGATTTcttgtcgttgtacgacgaatTGGATATTTGTCGTTCTCGTCCGTTGGAGTATGACTGGtggtattgttgttcttgttctcgttctccACTCATATAATACATCAAAAATGATACAAACGCAACACCAAGCGCAACAAACGCTGCACCTGCGTACGACATTTTTCGTTATTGATCCTTATGCGAACCACAAAACAATGTAACAAAATCGTGAATGTCGGTTGAAAGTTTCAGGGAATTTACAGGAATTCCCGGGTTAACAAAAATACGTAGGAAGGTGCATACATCCGCCAAACGCTAAGGCCCCCTTCTTCGAACATCTGAATGCATGCAATAACAACCCTGCGAAGGCACTAACAAAGATATTCCTGGTTCTTTGCGGTAGTACACATCGACCTCATTGGTACATTTTTCTGATTGAAATGTATTTGATACCATACAAACTTAGTGAACAAATCGCTTTTATTGCGCCAAATTAAATCTATTTCCTTCTCTAGTAAGTTGTTAAATAACCAAGTAAAACTGAACACTGATtcccatgtgaaataaatgggcCCCCATTGATACTTCGCCGTTACATGCTGGCCAATgcaaactttataatttatccAGCTAACTCGCGTGAAGCTGGCTCACCATGAAAAACCAATATTAATGAAACATAGCTCAAAAAATTACTCTTTAATTACCCGTAAATGCTCACCAATTAGTTTTAATTGCTCACTTATCGTTTTCGAAAAATATCTGAAAAACTTTGTCAGACTTTATCAGGCTAGTGACTTTTATAAGAGGCTGGGGATTTTTTCGAGATATTgtactgagagagagagagagagagagagagaaagaaagagaggagtCCTTAACTGAGGATTTATGACTTCTTGATCTAAAGGACTCGAGATTTCAATTCATCTTGTGTATACGAAATTGGAGAAGATCTTTCGAGCGGCTACGTGATTTCTCTTGTATCCCTTAATTAGAGTCTCGCAAACTAAACTCTCGTCGAGGAATTTTTCGTGGGAACTCTCATGTTATTTCTTTACCTGTTCTAAACTATTACGCTTGAACGAAAATATGCATGTATCTATAAACTATACCTCAACGTTCCATTTTACATTTGAATTTCCTTCTTATCGCCATTTGTCGGAGCATATATTTTCTACACTAGCGCTACAGTAAATTGTAACCATGATCGTGTAGCAGAGAGGGGGCACATATTAGTACCAATGCATACACAaggaaataaatatagaaacatCATTGTTTTGTTTAAGATATTTGTTAATTTCTGCATTGCTTGACATTTCAAATATTCGATCGACACTGTCGCATAATGTAAAACTCGAAAGGTTAGGTacaaaaagtttttaaatcaaTATCTATtaccatttttattcgaaataatgaTTATTGTAATTTGATAGGTGGTATCTCTTTACAAATCGTATTTTACAGGATGCCAGGAATTAATGATATTACTACTGCAAGTGGACTTTGTGTTTTGCTATCAACCGAGTACATAGATATATGTATTTGTTTATTAGAAATATTCGTGAGACACTCTCAATGTGATCTATTTCGAGCGCTAGCTACATAAAGATAAGACTAATTTATTCGTAATGCGTAGATTATTTATTCGTCAAcagttataaaataaatatatcattTAACTATTTACAAATTGACTATATAATTCCGAGAAATGAAAATTCGTCCGAAAATGTCACGCTGACATTTTCGAGGGACACCAGTTTTTGCCGTTCTTGACGTGTTTTACGTGCGaatttcaaatttctcaacTTGTGACTTGTAGACTTATAATCGAGTTTGTTAACAGTGCTAACGTATGAGCTAGTACGAATAATAAATGAAACCATTGTTTTGGAAACATTTTCGTCACAGGGACGTGTCCGATGAATCGTCGTACTTCACGCAAACGAAAATTCGcttgtattttatttggatTGAATTAATTTTAGATCTGGCAATCCAAAGTCGGCTTAGAATGCGGTGGTGACAATGTAACAGGTGCTATAGACGTGATCGAGCGTTGGATCGATTGTAATGCTGGCGTTTGTTGTTTAATTAACATGTGTCTCAACGAT from Megalopta genalis isolate 19385.01 chromosome 3, iyMegGena1_principal, whole genome shotgun sequence harbors:
- the LOC117229547 gene encoding uncharacterized protein LOC117229547; this encodes MSYAGAAFVALGVAFVSFLMYYMSGEREQEQQYHQSYSNGRERQISNSSYNDKKSSCYGNSAQQMRDKLRTENCTICLEPLCIGLTAALHCNHMFHTECIIRWRTDSNQQSCPICRKRFTSRDPVH
- the LOC117229525 gene encoding uncharacterized protein LOC117229525, whose product is MQCLLTVLCIVHVIAVSTEIVEEERVKELVRDWAPLVWLAPGELFLPLGVPDFLDNMEPDDDYLRTRVDVEELLGNRSSFLYGRKPTESVPVYALINNCEAADAPVDAASSNTVRSARRSRRKGGEGWAPSRNSIQNDFGSPTILANNLPGKAWRSEPKSGGEKIVDFEKTTKKRTRSRKLRFHVTYWMFYPFSEGKAVCVLDLGFFGTWPIPTVGGMCLGMLKEYGNHVGDWEHMSLYFKDANYPSAMYVSAHDAGAYYRYDLRSGTFVYESQETRKGIFQKPIFPERVFTAGGSHPILFSARGSHGLWTAPGKHKFVRLPRLYDESGFGTAWPTWKKIELLLKEENSILPGWMSFRGKWGNPKSNCHPLARLGFNICEFVDGPTGIPMKKTSFRC